One segment of Dolichospermum sp. DET69 DNA contains the following:
- the rplI gene encoding 50S ribosomal protein L9 — protein MAKRVQLVLTKDVTKLGKLGDLVEVAPGYARNYLIPQSLAARATPGLLKQVERRREKEYQRQLELKQQATEQKTALENIAGLKIAKQVGENEAIFGTVTTQDIADAIQAAASLEIDRRGITIPDISQLGTYQAEIKLHSEVTAVINIEVVSN, from the coding sequence ATGGCGAAACGTGTGCAATTAGTTTTAACAAAAGATGTTACCAAGCTGGGAAAACTCGGCGATTTGGTAGAAGTAGCTCCCGGTTATGCTCGTAATTACCTCATCCCTCAGAGTTTAGCCGCTCGTGCTACACCAGGTCTGCTCAAACAAGTAGAACGTAGACGTGAAAAAGAATATCAAAGACAATTAGAACTCAAACAACAAGCAACAGAGCAAAAAACAGCTTTAGAAAATATTGCTGGTTTAAAAATTGCCAAGCAAGTTGGTGAAAATGAAGCTATTTTCGGTACTGTTACTACCCAAGACATAGCAGATGCGATTCAAGCAGCAGCTAGTCTAGAAATAGATCGTCGTGGTATTACCATTCCCGATATTAGCCAATTGGGTACTTACCAAGCTGAAATCAAGCTGCATTCTGAAGTAACAGCAGTAATTAACATTGAAGTCGTCTCTAACTAA
- a CDS encoding AAA family ATPase encodes MTENDEQELNKLLAKPDSELIKDILEYNQISSFVLSGVLTVSLRNESLGYFKSVLDHNGREIKYPNGDDLDDIFIYDPYELEKGERYYFECELASLNEKKKRNNPYLLKTTVDRVQQGEKLNSLVKAIKEKNDQINELNEIIKDYEETITQKITEISKNDGFISELSEKIESNKIQLDQIINQKTEMENTIKILQQKINICRNLEFLSEDEERQYISLSREKYVIPNNYLSFDNELENNFSQLADHVHQYLFHQKNLIYTRFQIRNFLTLLRTNDLIVLSGLSGSGKTQIVKAFAEALGGVAKIIPVKPNWTSSDDLLGYYNPIQMSFLPTPFTEAIVEAIHNPDQLYLICLDEMNLARVEYYFADFLSKLEERSNQPEIELYAKHEEELFISEFKTLLNLLENSAKDIEIKSWQDFLNNDKARTRFLEIFGNNEKESLLQLHTKTKRRLMDILKFPSTIKIPNNVRFIGAINVDETTNYFSPKILDRVHIVKFENPLLYEEKVRRFLENSEYDLKLAPVYVNPVVFSQREEYPKMDDSYISRNLKEINEKFLLPLNIDFGVRSIRQSLNYAKFNHQVYENYANNDKISLNIIIIQKVLPRFSFDSSKISQNGSSKLEILELLISHLKTLFKDYYHKTDGSEEIGKVSHDFLSEMIKNAKNNPQIDSEINFFA; translated from the coding sequence ATGACTGAAAATGATGAACAGGAACTTAATAAACTACTAGCAAAACCCGATAGTGAGTTGATTAAGGACATTCTTGAATACAATCAAATTTCATCTTTTGTATTATCTGGAGTGCTAACTGTAAGCCTACGTAATGAATCATTAGGATATTTTAAATCTGTTCTTGATCATAACGGACGAGAAATAAAATATCCTAACGGTGATGATCTTGATGATATATTTATTTACGATCCTTATGAATTAGAAAAAGGTGAACGGTATTATTTTGAGTGTGAATTAGCCAGCCTAAATGAAAAGAAAAAAAGGAACAATCCTTATTTATTAAAAACTACTGTTGATAGAGTTCAACAGGGAGAAAAATTAAATAGTCTTGTCAAAGCTATAAAGGAAAAGAATGATCAAATTAACGAATTAAATGAGATAATTAAAGATTACGAGGAAACAATTACTCAAAAAATTACCGAAATTTCAAAAAATGATGGTTTCATATCGGAACTGAGTGAAAAAATAGAGTCCAATAAAATACAACTTGACCAAATAATAAATCAAAAAACGGAAATGGAAAACACCATAAAAATTCTTCAGCAAAAGATTAATATTTGCCGAAATTTAGAATTTTTGAGCGAGGATGAGGAAAGACAGTATATTTCACTATCCAGAGAAAAATACGTCATTCCTAATAATTATTTAAGTTTTGACAACGAATTAGAAAATAATTTTTCACAATTAGCAGATCATGTACATCAATATTTATTTCATCAGAAAAATCTGATTTATACAAGATTTCAGATCAGAAATTTTTTGACCCTATTAAGAACAAATGATTTAATTGTTTTGAGTGGTTTGTCAGGTTCGGGTAAAACCCAAATTGTCAAAGCATTTGCGGAAGCATTGGGTGGTGTTGCCAAGATTATACCTGTTAAACCTAATTGGACAAGTTCAGATGATTTGCTTGGATATTATAACCCTATTCAGATGTCTTTTCTGCCCACCCCTTTCACAGAAGCAATAGTAGAGGCTATTCACAATCCAGATCAATTATATCTCATTTGCCTGGATGAGATGAATTTAGCAAGAGTTGAATATTACTTTGCAGACTTTCTTTCAAAATTAGAAGAACGCAGTAATCAACCAGAAATTGAATTATATGCCAAACATGAAGAAGAATTATTCATATCAGAATTTAAGACTTTATTAAACCTGCTTGAAAACAGTGCTAAGGATATTGAAATAAAATCTTGGCAGGACTTTTTAAACAATGATAAGGCAAGAACGCGCTTTTTAGAAATTTTTGGTAACAATGAGAAAGAATCTCTTTTGCAATTACACACCAAAACAAAAAGACGTTTAATGGATATTTTGAAATTTCCATCTACTATCAAGATACCAAATAATGTCAGATTTATTGGTGCTATTAATGTTGATGAAACCACAAATTACTTTTCACCTAAGATATTAGATCGTGTACATATTGTAAAGTTTGAAAATCCACTACTTTATGAAGAAAAGGTAAGAAGATTTCTTGAAAATTCAGAATATGATCTGAAGTTAGCACCGGTTTATGTGAACCCAGTTGTTTTTTCCCAAAGGGAAGAATATCCTAAAATGGATGATTCCTACATTAGTAGGAATTTAAAAGAAATAAATGAAAAATTTCTGTTACCTTTAAATATTGACTTTGGTGTTAGGTCTATTCGTCAATCACTGAACTATGCTAAATTTAATCACCAGGTTTATGAAAATTACGCTAACAATGATAAAATTTCCCTAAATATTATCATTATTCAAAAAGTCCTACCTCGCTTTTCCTTTGATAGTAGCAAAATTTCCCAAAATGGTAGTAGTAAATTAGAGATATTAGAACTTCTCATTTCTCATCTCAAAACTCTGTTTAAAGATTATTACCATAAAACAGACGGTAGTGAAGAAATAGGTAAAGTCTCACATGATTTTCTATCAGAAATGATAAAAAACGCCAAAAATAACCCTCAAATTGACTCTGAAATTAACTTTTTTGCATAA
- a CDS encoding DUF29 domain-containing protein, with translation MNTTSVKNLYDQDFYLWVEDTVNKLKARDNEHLDWDNLIEEVESLGKSQRKTVRSFLVRLLEHLLKRCYVPMSDCYRGWEIEIRNFRQRLQIELEDSPSLKGFVLEILEKSYEMALENVRDGYPDVYFSDVCPFSSNIDALLNKRFWEE, from the coding sequence ATGAACACAACATCAGTAAAAAATCTCTACGATCAAGATTTTTATCTTTGGGTTGAGGATACTGTTAATAAGTTGAAAGCACGAGACAATGAGCATTTAGATTGGGATAATTTAATTGAAGAGGTAGAATCTTTGGGTAAAAGTCAGCGGAAAACAGTGCGGAGTTTTTTGGTGCGTTTATTGGAACATTTATTAAAGCGGTGTTATGTACCAATGTCTGACTGTTATCGGGGTTGGGAAATTGAAATTAGGAACTTTCGGCAACGGTTACAAATTGAATTAGAAGATTCACCGAGTTTAAAAGGGTTTGTTTTAGAAATTTTGGAAAAAAGTTATGAAATGGCTTTAGAAAATGTCAGAGATGGTTATCCTGATGTTTATTTTTCTGATGTTTGTCCATTTTCTAGTAATATAGATGCTTTGTTAAATAAGAGATTTTGGGAAGAATAG
- the gloB gene encoding hydroxyacylglutathione hydrolase: MQIIRLPVLSDNYIFLLHDPLRNIAAVVDPAEAQPVLEELTKLQAELVAIFNTHHHGDHVGGNTQLMKAFPDVKVYGGAEDRGRIPGQEVFLQEGDRIQFSDRTANIFFVPGHTRAHIAYYFPPVSSGEPGELFCGDTLFAGGCGRLFEGTPGQMVDSLSKLRALPDHTRIWCAHEYTLSNLRFAVTVDAENADLQKRYQDVKAQRDKLEPTVPSILGLEKLTNPFLRWEEPSLQATAKSDDSIQTFARIRGMKDNF, from the coding sequence ATGCAAATCATTCGTTTACCGGTACTTTCGGATAATTATATATTTTTACTCCATGATCCACTGCGGAATATTGCGGCTGTTGTTGATCCTGCCGAAGCTCAACCGGTTTTAGAGGAGTTAACTAAACTTCAGGCTGAATTAGTGGCGATTTTTAATACTCATCATCATGGTGATCATGTGGGGGGAAATACACAATTAATGAAGGCATTTCCTGATGTAAAAGTTTATGGAGGTGCGGAAGATAGAGGGAGAATTCCGGGACAGGAGGTATTTTTGCAAGAAGGCGATCGCATCCAATTTAGCGATCGCACTGCTAATATATTCTTTGTACCTGGACATACTCGCGCTCATATTGCTTACTATTTCCCCCCAGTAAGTTCAGGAGAGCCTGGAGAATTGTTTTGTGGTGATACATTGTTTGCTGGCGGTTGTGGTCGCTTGTTTGAAGGTACACCGGGGCAAATGGTAGATTCTTTAAGTAAACTCCGGGCTTTACCTGATCATACTCGTATTTGGTGCGCCCATGAATACACATTAAGTAATTTGCGTTTTGCTGTGACTGTAGATGCTGAAAATGCAGATTTACAAAAACGTTACCAAGATGTTAAAGCTCAACGGGATAAATTAGAACCAACAGTACCATCAATTTTAGGACTGGAAAAACTCACTAATCCTTTTTTACGTTGGGAAGAACCATCATTGCAAGCAACAGCGAAGAGTGATGATAGTATCCAAACCTTTGCCCGAATTCGCGGCATGAAGGATAATTTTTAG
- a CDS encoding AarF/ABC1/UbiB kinase family protein, whose protein sequence is MGQYQLAELKQYNPEAIARYFRYRPWLAWGRLLVIIWSFAGFIFSLKWDDWQDQVEENQGKRATQLRTLLTDLGPTFIKVGQALSTRPDLIRKDFLVELIKLQDQLPPFDNDLAYQIIETELDRSIGEIFRELSPQPVAAASLGQVYRGRLLSGEEVAVKVQRPNLRPLLTKDLYLMRWAASWLAPWLPLNLGHDLTLIVDEFGTKLFEEIDYINEGRNAEKFAHNFRNDPQVKVPGIYWNYTSNHVLTLEWINGFKLTDTQNIQSVGLDPEAIIQIGVTTGLQQLLEHGFFHADPHPGNLFAMADGRMAYIDFGMMDQLEETTKESLVDALVHLVNKDYADLAEDFVNLGFLAANTNIAPIVPALEAVLGNAIGKNVQDFNFKTITDEFSELMYEYPFRVPAKFALIIRSLVTQEGIALSLNPDFKIVEVGYPYIARRLLTGESPALRRRLLNVLFKDGKFQWQRLENLIAIARTDSQFDVLPTAKMGLEFILSEEGKFLRRQLVLAITEDDRLHTEEVQRLWDLVKNDLPPNRLLNVAISLLTEFSREGVAAILAK, encoded by the coding sequence GTGGGTCAGTATCAACTTGCTGAATTAAAGCAGTATAATCCAGAGGCGATCGCTCGTTACTTTCGTTACCGTCCCTGGTTAGCTTGGGGACGACTACTGGTAATCATCTGGTCTTTTGCCGGATTTATATTCAGTCTTAAGTGGGACGACTGGCAAGACCAGGTGGAGGAAAATCAAGGGAAACGCGCTACCCAGTTGCGAACCCTTCTTACGGATCTGGGTCCGACATTTATCAAAGTTGGTCAAGCTCTCTCCACTCGTCCCGACTTAATCCGCAAAGATTTTCTAGTAGAACTAATCAAGCTACAAGACCAGTTACCACCTTTTGACAATGATCTGGCATATCAGATTATTGAAACCGAACTAGACCGCTCAATTGGCGAAATTTTTCGGGAACTTTCCCCTCAACCCGTAGCAGCAGCTAGTTTAGGTCAAGTTTACCGGGGTCGCTTACTTAGTGGTGAAGAAGTGGCTGTGAAGGTACAACGCCCTAATTTACGCCCGTTACTGACAAAAGACTTGTATCTCATGCGTTGGGCGGCCAGTTGGCTTGCTCCCTGGCTACCTCTGAATCTCGGTCACGATTTAACTTTAATTGTGGACGAGTTTGGCACAAAGTTATTTGAGGAAATTGATTACATCAATGAAGGACGGAATGCGGAAAAGTTTGCTCATAATTTCCGTAATGACCCTCAAGTAAAAGTTCCAGGTATTTACTGGAATTATACTAGTAATCATGTTTTAACTCTGGAATGGATTAATGGCTTTAAACTCACAGATACCCAAAATATCCAATCTGTAGGTTTAGACCCAGAAGCAATCATTCAAATAGGTGTAACTACTGGTTTACAACAATTATTAGAGCATGGTTTTTTCCACGCCGATCCTCATCCTGGTAATTTGTTCGCTATGGCCGATGGTCGCATGGCTTACATTGATTTTGGGATGATGGATCAATTGGAGGAAACAACCAAAGAAAGTTTAGTTGATGCCTTAGTGCATTTGGTAAATAAGGATTACGCTGACTTAGCCGAAGATTTTGTCAATTTGGGCTTTTTGGCAGCAAACACTAATATTGCTCCGATTGTGCCAGCATTAGAAGCGGTACTAGGAAACGCTATTGGTAAAAATGTCCAGGATTTTAATTTCAAAACCATTACCGATGAGTTTTCGGAATTGATGTATGAATATCCTTTCCGTGTGCCGGCAAAGTTCGCTTTGATTATTCGGTCTTTGGTGACACAAGAAGGGATTGCGCTGAGTCTCAACCCAGATTTCAAAATTGTGGAAGTGGGCTATCCCTATATAGCACGGCGGTTACTAACTGGGGAATCTCCCGCATTACGGCGACGACTATTGAATGTGTTGTTTAAAGATGGTAAATTCCAGTGGCAACGGTTAGAAAACCTCATTGCCATTGCTCGCACTGATAGTCAATTTGATGTTTTACCAACAGCAAAAATGGGTTTAGAATTCATCCTTTCCGAAGAGGGTAAATTTCTGCGTCGTCAGTTGGTATTAGCCATTACTGAAGATGACCGTTTGCACACAGAAGAAGTCCAACGGCTATGGGATTTAGTCAAAAATGATTTACCCCCAAATCGCTTACTAAATGTGGCAATTAGCCTGTTAACAGAGTTTTCTAGGGAAGGGGTAGCGGCTATTTTAGCCAAATAA
- a CDS encoding M1 family metallopeptidase, whose amino-acid sequence MLQSYFDTEKTGHKRFELPGAKPHYNPDRPGQVEHIFLDISLDIPNQSCYGSCSIRLLPVRNGIDRLTLDAVNLKITAVQVNEVEQKFEYDGEKICIYLSQPTEVGHRLLIAIAYAAEKPQRGIYFIQPDKHYPHKPTQVWTQGEDEDSRYWFPCFDYPGQLSTSEIRVRVPNPLVAISNGELIDTVEEAKYKTYHWSQQQVHPTYLMTLAVGDFAEIRDEWHDKAVTYYVEKGREADAKRSMGKTPQMIEFLSEKYGYPYAFAKYAQVCVDDFIFGGMENTSTTLLTDRCLLDARAILDNRNTESLVVHELAHQWFGDLVVIKHWSHAWIKEGMASYSEVMWTEREYGDQEAAYYRLSEARSYLSEDSSRYRRPMVTHVYRQAIELYDRHIYEKGSCVYHMIRAELGDELFWQAVQTFVQDNAHQTVETIDLLRAIEKATGRNLAFLFDQYVYRGGHPDFKVAYAWDGDANLAKVTVTQTQAKAESKDLFNLKIPIGFGYKENSQLTTFTVRVYEHEQSFYFPLTQKPDFISFDVGNNYLKTVQLEFPIAELKAQLEFDPHPISRIYAAEALAKKGGLEATLALSSALKNDPFWGVRVEVAKELAEIQLDQAFDGLVVGLNDSSPFVRRAVISSLSQIKTHSSYKAVKSFVQDGDESYYVEAAACRTIAVIAAAHLEDKPNEDKVIKLLKSVLEERAGWNEVVRSGAIAGLAEFKSSEAALNLLLEYTKIGIPQPLRLGAIRAVGKVSTGQTPANIERILDRLAEIARETFFLTQMAVLTALGQMETPKAIGILQSLANQTTDGRVRRHAEEELGKVQKNIGTDKTLRQLREELDQIKQQNQELKSRLENLEAKSK is encoded by the coding sequence ATGTTGCAGTCTTATTTTGATACCGAAAAAACCGGACACAAACGTTTTGAGTTGCCAGGGGCAAAACCACACTATAACCCTGACCGACCTGGACAGGTAGAACATATTTTTCTGGATATCAGTTTAGATATCCCTAATCAAAGTTGCTACGGCAGTTGTAGTATTCGTCTATTGCCAGTGCGGAATGGGATTGATAGGTTAACTTTGGATGCGGTAAATCTGAAAATCACTGCTGTCCAGGTCAACGAAGTTGAGCAAAAGTTTGAATATGACGGTGAAAAAATTTGTATTTACCTGTCACAGCCCACAGAAGTCGGTCATCGCTTGTTAATTGCGATCGCCTACGCAGCCGAAAAACCCCAACGCGGGATTTACTTTATTCAACCAGACAAACACTACCCCCACAAGCCTACCCAAGTCTGGACACAAGGAGAAGACGAAGATTCTCGCTATTGGTTTCCTTGTTTCGACTACCCTGGACAATTATCAACTTCAGAAATTCGCGTCCGCGTTCCTAACCCCTTGGTAGCCATCTCCAACGGTGAACTAATTGACACCGTAGAAGAGGCCAAATACAAAACCTACCATTGGTCACAACAACAAGTCCATCCTACATACTTGATGACTTTGGCGGTTGGTGATTTTGCGGAAATTCGGGACGAGTGGCATGATAAAGCTGTTACCTACTACGTCGAAAAGGGACGGGAAGCCGATGCTAAAAGGAGTATGGGCAAAACTCCGCAAATGATTGAATTTCTCAGCGAAAAGTATGGTTATCCTTATGCTTTCGCCAAATATGCCCAAGTTTGTGTAGATGATTTTATTTTTGGAGGCATGGAAAACACTTCCACCACTCTACTAACTGACCGCTGTTTACTAGATGCACGGGCAATATTAGATAATCGCAATACCGAAAGTTTAGTAGTCCATGAACTCGCACACCAATGGTTTGGGGATTTGGTGGTTATTAAACATTGGTCCCATGCTTGGATTAAGGAAGGGATGGCTTCCTATTCTGAGGTAATGTGGACAGAACGTGAATATGGCGACCAAGAAGCCGCATATTATCGGTTGTCGGAAGCGCGGAGTTATTTAAGTGAAGATAGCAGTCGTTACCGTAGACCAATGGTAACTCATGTTTACCGACAAGCGATTGAACTTTATGACCGCCATATTTATGAAAAAGGATCTTGTGTTTATCACATGATTCGGGCAGAACTGGGCGATGAGTTATTTTGGCAAGCTGTGCAAACATTTGTCCAAGACAATGCCCATCAAACTGTCGAAACCATAGACCTATTGAGGGCAATTGAAAAAGCCACTGGACGCAATCTAGCTTTCCTTTTTGATCAATATGTCTATCGTGGTGGTCATCCTGATTTTAAAGTCGCTTACGCCTGGGATGGTGATGCAAACTTGGCTAAGGTGACAGTTACCCAAACCCAAGCTAAAGCCGAAAGTAAGGATTTATTTAATCTGAAAATTCCCATTGGTTTTGGATATAAAGAAAATTCACAACTAACAACTTTTACAGTTCGGGTCTATGAACATGAACAAAGTTTTTATTTCCCATTAACACAAAAGCCTGATTTTATTAGCTTTGATGTTGGCAATAATTACCTAAAAACTGTCCAATTAGAATTCCCTATTGCTGAATTAAAAGCTCAGTTAGAATTTGATCCTCATCCTATTTCTCGCATTTATGCTGCGGAAGCTTTGGCGAAAAAAGGCGGTTTAGAAGCAACTCTAGCCCTCTCCTCAGCTTTGAAAAATGATCCTTTTTGGGGTGTGCGGGTCGAAGTTGCCAAAGAACTGGCAGAAATTCAATTAGATCAAGCTTTTGATGGTTTAGTTGTCGGTTTAAATGATTCAAGTCCCTTTGTGCGACGAGCGGTAATCAGTTCTCTCTCGCAAATCAAAACCCATAGTAGCTATAAAGCTGTGAAGAGTTTTGTGCAAGATGGGGATGAAAGTTACTATGTAGAAGCTGCGGCTTGTCGGACTATTGCGGTGATAGCAGCCGCTCATTTAGAAGATAAACCCAATGAAGATAAGGTAATCAAGCTACTGAAATCTGTCTTGGAAGAAAGGGCTGGCTGGAATGAAGTTGTCCGTAGTGGGGCTATAGCCGGTTTAGCTGAATTCAAATCTTCGGAAGCAGCTTTAAATTTACTGCTGGAATACACAAAAATTGGCATCCCTCAACCATTACGTCTCGGTGCAATTCGCGCTGTCGGAAAAGTTTCCACTGGTCAAACTCCCGCGAATATAGAACGGATTTTAGATCGGTTAGCGGAAATCGCCAGAGAGACTTTCTTTTTAACACAGATGGCAGTTTTGACAGCCTTGGGACAAATGGAAACGCCAAAAGCCATTGGTATTTTGCAATCTTTAGCTAATCAAACCACAGATGGTCGTGTCCGTCGCCATGCGGAAGAAGAACTTGGTAAAGTGCAAAAGAATATTGGTACAGACAAAACTCTGCGTCAGTTACGTGAGGAACTTGATCAAATCAAACAACAAAATCAGGAGTTGAAAAGCCGTTTGGAAAATCTGGAAGCAAAATCAAAGTAG